The proteins below come from a single Corvus cornix cornix isolate S_Up_H32 chromosome 23, ASM73873v5, whole genome shotgun sequence genomic window:
- the TMUB2 gene encoding transmembrane and ubiquitin-like domain-containing protein 2 — MEPPAAPLILGVGDEVTLVAGVAVLVLALVLAWLSTYVADGSGQLLGTGDAAVIRLGPLPPYAGPAGAAEAPEPPRAPENAEEKTEEEGGAAAQGDSGSPPDPGLEQLLDVRSLSQGAAEPRAPGAGDVCPGLIKIRLKFLNDTEEVAVARPEDTVGILKSKYFPGQESQMKLIYRGQLLQDQARTLRSLRITDNCVIHCHRSRGATVATPALPEPGPAGPAAPGLPLGGGSLMVPTVMVVLALGWYFRINYRQLFTAPATVSLIGVTVLVTFLAFGVYGQAG, encoded by the exons ATGGAGCCCCCGGCCGCCCCCCTCATCCTGGGGGTGGGGGACGAGGTGACGCTGGTGGCCGGGGTGGCCGTGCTGGTGCTGGCGCTGGTGCTGGCCTGGCTGTCCACGTACGTGGCCGATGGCAGCGGCCAGCTCCTGGGCACCGGGGACGCGGCCGTCATCCGCCTCGGGCCGCTCCCGCCCTACGCGGGGCCCGCGGGCGCGGCCGAGGCCCCGGAGCCCCCCAGGGCCCCCGAGAACGCGgaggagaaaacagaggaggaagggggggcGGCGGCACAGGGGGACAGCGGGAGCCCCCCCGATCCcggcctggagcagctgctggacgTGCGGAGCTTGTCCCAAGGCGCCGCTGAGCCCCGTGCCCCCGGGGCAGGGGACGTGTGCCCCGGCCTCATCAAGATCCGCCTCAAGTTCCTCAACGACACCGAGGAGGTGGCGGTGGCCCGGCCCGAGGACACCGTGGGGATTCTCAAGAG CAAATACTTCCCGGGCCAGGAGAGCCAGATGAAGCTCATCTACCGcgggcagctgctgcaggaccaGGCGCGGACGCTGCGCTCGCTCCGCATCACCGACAACTGTGTCATCCACTGCCACCGCTCCCGGGGGGCCACCGtggccacccctgccctgcccgagcccggccccgccggccccgcagcccccgggctGCCCCTGGGCGGGGGGAGCCTCATGGTCCCCACGGTCATGGTGGTGCTGGCACTCGGGTGGTATTTCCGCATCAACTACCGGCAGCTCTTCACAGCCCCGGCCACCGTGTCCCTGATCGGTGTCACCGTCCTGGTCACCTTCCTGGCCTTCGGGGTGTACGGACAGGCGGGATGA
- the ATXN7L3 gene encoding ataxin-7-like protein 3 — translation MKMEDMSLSGLDNSKLEAIAHEIYTELVEDACLGLCFEVHRAVKCGYFFLDDTDPDSMKDFEIVDQPGVDIFGQVYNQWKNKECVCPNCSRSIAASRFAPHLEKCLGMGRNSSRIANRRIASSNNLNKSESDQEDNDDINDNDWSYGSEKKAKKRKSDKNPNSPRRSKSLKHKNGEIGGNPDPFKYSNSAGINYETLGPEELRTLLTTQCGVISEHTKKMCTRSLRCPQHTDEQRRAVRVYLLGPSASLPEAEGGVENDSFEVAESQALMSRLQWDGSSDISPSDSASSKASTNNSESRKTKKKKPHLGLVSGAPGLGSSKKKKPKPPAPHTPSIYDDIN, via the exons ATGAAAATGGAGGATATGTCTTTGTCTGGCCTGGATAACAGCAAACTGGAG GCCATCGCACACGAGATCTACACGGAGCTGGTGGAGGATGCCTGCCTGGGGCTCTGCTTCGAGGTGCACCGGGCTGTCAAGTGTGGGTACTTCTTCCTGGATGACACGGACCCCGACAGCATGAAGGACTTTG AGATCGTGGACCAGCCGGGCGTGGACATCTTCGGGCAGGTGTACAACCAGTGGAAGAACAAGGAGTGTGTGTGCCCCAACTGCAGCCGCAGCATCGCCGCCTCCCGCTTCGCCCCACACCTGGAGAAGTGCCTGGGCATGGGCCGCAACAGCAGCCGCATCGCCAACCGCAG GATCGCGAGCAGCAACAACCTGAACAAGTCGGAGAGTGACCAGGAGGACAACGATGACATCAATGACAACGACTGGTCCTATGGCTCTGAGAAGAAAG CAAAGAAGAGGAAATCGGATAAG AACCCCAACTCGCCCCGCAGGTCCAAGTccctgaaacacaaaaatg gcGAGATCGGCGGGAACCCCGATCCCTTCAAG TACAGCAACTCGGCTGGAATCAACTACGAGACGCTGGGCCCCGAGGAGCTGCGGACGCTGCTCACCACG caaTGCGGGGTCATCTCCGAACACACCAAGAAGATGTGCACCAG GTCCCTGCGGTGTCCCCAGCACACGGATGAGCAGCGCAGGGCAGTCCGGGTTTACCTCCTCGGGCCCTCCGC GTCCCTGCCCGAGGCCGAGGGCGGCGTGGAGAACGACAGCTTCGAGGTGGCCGAGAGCCAGGCCCTGATGAGCCGCCTGCAGTGGGATGGCTCCTCTGACATCTCCCCCTCTGACTCAGCCTCCTCCAAAGCCA gtACAAACAACTCCGAGTCCCGCAAGACCAAGAAGAAGAAGCCCCACTTAGGGCTGGTGAGCGGCGCCCCAGGGCTCGGCTCCAGCAAGAAGAAGAAGCCCAAGCCCCCCgccccccacacccccagcaTCTACGATGACATCAACTGA